The following proteins come from a genomic window of Thermodesulfobacteriota bacterium:
- a CDS encoding PIN domain-containing protein, with product MSVLVDTSIWIEYFRSGNRSERLDFLIDENLIVINDLILAELVPSLRYIYSS from the coding sequence ATGTCGGTACTAGTAGACACATCCATATGGATAGAATATTTCAGAAGTGGAAATAGGTCTGAAAGACTTGATTTCTTAATTGATGAAAACCTAATTGTTATTAATGATCTCATTCTTGCCGAATTAGTACCATCTTTGAGGTATATTTATTCTTCTTGA
- a CDS encoding type II toxin-antitoxin system VapB family antitoxin yields MRTTLDIPEDLIDEAMKTTRINTKTKVIITALEDLIRKSKISGLKEFKGKIDLDIDINAIRGRQCRY; encoded by the coding sequence ATGAGAACAACGCTTGACATACCCGAAGACTTAATTGATGAGGCCATGAAAACTACTAGAATTAATACAAAAACCAAAGTCATAATCACTGCCTTAGAAGATTTAATAAGAAAATCAAAGATATCAGGCTTAAAAGAATTCAAAGGCAAGATAGATTTGGACATTGACATTAACGCAATTAGAGGGCGTCAATGTCGGTACTAG
- a CDS encoding HEPN domain-containing protein: MTPEYEHEIAANLERAEQSIQASKDLAVKGYHDFAASRAYYAAFYGATAVLLNEGLDFSKHSGVIASIHQQFVKTGKLSKEQGKDLNWLFEIRNVGDYGGTAHVSQPQAERSIQAAESFLRAIKSLFNR, encoded by the coding sequence ATGACTCCAGAATACGAGCACGAAATCGCCGCCAATCTTGAACGAGCAGAGCAATCTATCCAGGCGTCTAAAGACCTGGCTGTCAAAGGCTACCACGATTTTGCAGCGTCGCGTGCTTATTATGCAGCCTTTTACGGAGCCACAGCGGTTTTGCTGAACGAGGGTTTGGATTTCAGCAAGCATAGCGGGGTCATTGCTTCGATTCATCAGCAATTTGTCAAGACGGGGAAATTGAGCAAGGAACAGGGCAAGGATTTGAACTGGCTTTTTGAAATACGCAATGTTGGGGATTATGGGGGCACAGCACATGTGTCTCAGCCACAAGCGGAGCGGTCGATTCAGGCTGCGGAGAGTTTCTTACGCGCTATCAAGTCCCTGTTCAACAGATGA
- a CDS encoding nucleotidyltransferase domain-containing protein translates to MATISEVVRKCKAALESHYGSQLKGLILYGSVARNQADSMSDIDLLVLLSKPFDYFSELRQVIDVLYPIQLESEQLISAKPVPPDEFERGTIQLYRNAKREGILV, encoded by the coding sequence ATGGCAACAATAAGTGAAGTAGTGAGAAAATGCAAAGCAGCTCTTGAAAGCCACTATGGTTCTCAACTCAAGGGTCTGATTCTGTATGGGTCTGTAGCACGCAACCAAGCTGACTCAATGAGTGACATTGATTTGCTCGTTTTGTTAAGCAAACCCTTCGACTATTTTTCAGAACTGCGTCAAGTTATAGATGTGCTGTATCCCATCCAGTTAGAGTCAGAGCAGCTTATTTCTGCCAAACCCGTTCCTCCGGATGAATTTGAGCGCGGAACTATTCAACTCTATCGAAACGCAAAACGGGAAGGAATACTGGTATGA
- a CDS encoding DUF4911 domain-containing protein, protein MKTIERYFRVQKENIAFIKFILEAYDGMAVMRTLDPFEGVVELIIAPDFEREVNELLDNLRGEFEVQPINPPTDIKEL, encoded by the coding sequence TTGAAGACTATAGAGAGATATTTCAGGGTTCAAAAAGAGAATATTGCGTTCATAAAGTTTATTCTCGAAGCCTATGATGGGATGGCAGTGATGAGAACATTAGACCCCTTTGAAGGTGTGGTTGAACTAATAATAGCCCCTGATTTTGAAAGGGAAGTGAACGAACTACTGGATAACCTGAGGGGCGAGTTTGAAGTGCAGCCCATTAACCCCCCAACAGATATAAAAGAGTTATAG
- a CDS encoding creatininase family protein yields MTEFEEGLKKTKTVILPVGTTEEHGPHLPLATDMIHVYEMVKEAARKVDVFVAPPVFFGLCRSTSQHPGTINISGDTFRSLVKEMVTSLYTQKMRNFIIISGHAGGTHMSSLTEVGELLLNELPEVNIAVVSLFDLIEKECLDVIETEGDGHAGELETSLILYLKPHLVKGLGESSCPQMPPYFLVRDKRKYWPTGVWGDPKKASDDKGKRIFDVAVNKIVNLKEEFEKFKG; encoded by the coding sequence ATTTGAAGAAGGGTTGAAAAAAACTAAAACAGTTATTTTGCCTGTCGGAACCACAGAGGAACACGGCCCCCACCTTCCTCTGGCTACAGACATGATTCATGTATATGAAATGGTAAAAGAAGCAGCCAGGAAGGTGGATGTATTTGTAGCCCCTCCTGTTTTCTTCGGGTTATGCCGCAGTACAAGCCAACATCCAGGCACCATTAACATTTCAGGAGATACCTTTAGGAGTCTTGTTAAAGAGATGGTGACATCCCTTTATACCCAGAAGATGAGAAATTTTATAATAATATCCGGTCATGCCGGTGGAACACATATGTCCTCCCTGACTGAAGTCGGAGAGTTGTTACTCAATGAACTCCCTGAAGTAAATATTGCTGTAGTTTCATTATTTGACCTGATCGAGAAGGAATGTTTGGATGTTATTGAGACTGAGGGAGACGGTCATGCCGGGGAATTGGAGACGTCTCTGATACTATACTTAAAGCCACACCTGGTGAAAGGGTTGGGAGAGAGTTCCTGCCCCCAGATGCCCCCTTATTTTTTGGTAAGGGATAAAAGAAAATACTGGCCTACAGGTGTTTGGGGTGACCCTAAAAAAGCCAGTGATGATAAAGGCAAAAGGATATTTGATGTAGCAGTGAATAAAATCGTCAACTTAAAAGAGGAATTTGAGAAATTCAAAGGATAG